A DNA window from Selenomonas sp. oral taxon 126 contains the following coding sequences:
- the mobB gene encoding molybdopterin-guanine dinucleotide biosynthesis protein B has translation MNISDLTLIVAAGGKSSRMGRDKRFLPMDGEPLLARTLRKSRAAGFRAIVLAAEGVRSDLSALAEEFGATLVTDEQPAQGPAAAIAAGLAAAETEWSLVLSGDMPFYDFELVRALLSAAEGDTQVVLPTLSGYWQPLAALYRRDAGAVFAAAIARGDRKLGIILRELAVQELALTVDAGLFFNVNTPAAYRLALGRLANEQRRRPILSVAAPASGTGKTTFIERLIPLLRERGVAVAVIKSDSHGFDLDTEGKDSARFSAAGAEAVAVSSPHGYFILQKTKSRKDFQNLIAKIDSNSVNLYITESRSHGVLPTLMLDRGVGTPEIDERVVAHFVKDPARAADVLTADLDDMDTAVRLALFLMGRPLYGADGAMFLTM, from the coding sequence ATGAACATCTCCGATCTGACCCTCATCGTTGCGGCGGGCGGCAAGAGCTCGCGCATGGGACGGGATAAGCGATTCCTGCCCATGGACGGGGAACCGCTGCTCGCGCGTACCCTGCGTAAGAGCCGCGCGGCAGGATTCCGCGCCATCGTGCTTGCCGCAGAGGGGGTGCGCAGCGATCTCAGCGCACTCGCGGAGGAGTTCGGCGCAACCCTCGTCACGGATGAGCAGCCCGCACAGGGACCTGCAGCGGCGATTGCAGCAGGCCTTGCGGCGGCAGAGACGGAGTGGTCGCTCGTCCTCTCGGGCGATATGCCCTTTTATGACTTTGAACTCGTGCGTGCACTCCTTTCGGCGGCAGAGGGCGATACGCAGGTTGTTCTACCAACACTCAGTGGGTATTGGCAGCCGCTTGCGGCACTCTACCGACGGGATGCGGGCGCCGTATTTGCAGCAGCAATCGCACGCGGTGACCGCAAGCTCGGCATCATCCTACGAGAGTTAGCCGTGCAGGAATTGGCACTGACGGTGGACGCGGGACTCTTCTTCAACGTGAACACGCCCGCCGCCTATCGGCTTGCGCTCGGGCGGCTTGCGAACGAGCAGCGCCGGCGCCCCATCCTCTCCGTCGCCGCACCCGCCTCGGGTACGGGCAAGACGACGTTTATTGAGCGGCTGATTCCGTTGCTGCGGGAGCGCGGCGTTGCGGTTGCCGTTATCAAGAGCGACAGCCACGGCTTCGACCTCGACACGGAGGGCAAGGATTCGGCGCGCTTCTCGGCGGCGGGCGCAGAGGCGGTCGCGGTCAGCTCCCCCCACGGATATTTTATCCTGCAAAAAACAAAGTCTCGGAAGGATTTTCAGAATCTTATCGCGAAAATAGACTCTAATAGCGTGAATCTATATATCACCGAGAGCCGATCACACGGCGTTCTGCCGACCCTCATGTTGGATCGCGGTGTGGGGACACCCGAGATTGACGAGCGCGTTGTTGCCCACTTCGTAAAAGACCCTGCGCGCGCGGCGGATGTGCTGACTGCCGATCTCGACGATATGGACACTGCTGTGCGGCTTGCGCTCTTCCTCATGGGACGCCCGCTCTACGGCGCAGACGGTGCGATGTTTTTGACGATGTAA
- a CDS encoding formate dehydrogenase accessory sulfurtransferase FdhD, whose protein sequence is MEIQRSDFMDVPVIRYVSEENAFVPDHKYTSEEVYFDIDLNGENFTTAFCSPVDFEDLIVGMLAQMGRIRTYDDITELTVDAEHLSAVVRTTPDAQAWAEEAVKTPRYFSARRILKLHPEEIFERPRTERFRAADILATADELLAGLSKTHDRTNGVHSGVLFDQANAKILVYREDVGRHNVFDKLYGWALKSRVEISDKIIIFSGRCSSEMMLKLGRMGIGAVAAKSVPTTLSLNIAQRLGITLCARMAPGSFCVYANPERIVL, encoded by the coding sequence ATGGAAATTCAGCGTAGCGACTTTATGGATGTTCCCGTGATCCGCTATGTATCGGAGGAAAATGCCTTTGTCCCGGATCATAAATATACGTCCGAGGAGGTCTACTTCGACATCGACCTCAACGGCGAAAACTTTACAACGGCATTCTGCTCGCCCGTGGATTTCGAGGATCTCATCGTCGGCATGCTCGCCCAGATGGGGCGCATCCGCACGTACGATGACATCACGGAGCTGACCGTGGACGCGGAACATCTCTCCGCTGTGGTCAGAACGACCCCCGACGCACAGGCGTGGGCAGAGGAGGCCGTCAAGACCCCCCGCTATTTCTCGGCACGCCGCATTCTGAAGCTGCACCCCGAGGAGATCTTCGAGCGACCGCGCACTGAGCGCTTTCGCGCAGCGGATATTCTTGCGACGGCGGACGAGCTGCTCGCAGGTCTCTCGAAAACCCATGATCGCACGAACGGCGTCCACAGCGGCGTCCTCTTCGATCAAGCAAATGCGAAAATTCTTGTCTACCGCGAGGATGTCGGCCGTCATAATGTCTTTGACAAGCTCTATGGCTGGGCGCTCAAGAGTCGCGTGGAGATTAGCGATAAAATCATCATCTTCAGCGGACGCTGCTCCTCGGAGATGATGCTCAAACTCGGGCGTATGGGCATCGGGGCGGTTGCGGCGAAGTCCGTGCCGACGACGCTCTCGCTCAACATCGCGCAGAGGCTTGGCATCACCCTCTGCGCGCGCATGGCTCCCGGTTCGTTCTGTGTATACGCGAATCCGGAGCGCATTGTACTTTAG